In Primulina eburnea isolate SZY01 unplaced genomic scaffold, ASM2296580v1 ctg636_ERROPOS244172, whole genome shotgun sequence, a single window of DNA contains:
- the LOC140821581 gene encoding potassium transporter 8-like produces the protein MDIEGRNPNNAIKKESWRAVLTLAYQSLGVVYGDLSTSPLYVYKSTFAEDIKHSESNEEIYGVLSFVFWTLTLIPLLKYVFIVLRADDNGEGGTFALYSLLCRHARVSTLPNGQLADEELYEYRKDGIASGNKGFGLSLKSTLEKHRLLQRMLLTLALIGTCMVIGDGVLTPAISVFSAVSGLELVVSKHHHQYIEVPVACIILVFLFYLQHYGTHRIGFLFAPIVITWLFCISAIGVYNIFHWNPNVYQALSPYYMYKFLKKTRKGGWMSLGGILLCITGSEAMFADLGHFSQLSIKIAFSFVVYPSLILAYMGQAAYLSKHHVIESYYQIGFYESVPENIRWPVLAIAILAAVVGSQAIITGTFSIIKQCSALGCFPRVRIIHTSSKICGQIYIPAINWTLMLLGLAVTIGFRDTKHISNASGLAVITVMLVTTCLMSLVIVLCWNRSVVFAMCFIFFFGSIEALYFSASLIKFREGAWVPVALSFIFLAIMYIWHYGTFKKYEFDLHNKVSIDWLLGLSPNLGIVRVRGIGLIHTELVSGVPAIFSHFVTNLPAFHQVLVLFCVKYVPVPHVRPEERFLVGRIGPKGYRVYRCIARYGYRDSLTDDVEFERDLVCSIAEFIRSEGKEWDSPSDKNLENEEKMTVIGTTSTHTNGIKMLENDEKLSDIASVMELGEIHAPDIPRKRVRFLLPESPQIDSEAQAELRELMEAREAGMAFILGHCYVKAKSGSSLIKRVVINVGYDFLRRNCASPTYALNLPRASTLEVGMIYLV, from the exons ATGGATATTGAAGGCAGGAACCCTAACAATGCTATAAAG AAAGAATCTTGGAGAGCTGTGCTGACCTTAGCTTATCAGAGTTTGGGTGTTGTTTATGGGGATTTAAGCACTTCACCTTTGTATGTATACAAAAGTACTTTTGCGGAGGACATCAAACATTCAGAGTCTAACGAGGAAATATATGGGGTTTTATCTTTCGTATTCTGGACTTTGACTCTGATTCCTCTTCTTAAGTATGTGTTCATAGTACTTAGAGCTGATGATAACGGTGAAGGTGGGACTTTTGCTTTGTATTCATTGCTGTGCCGCCATGCCCGGGTGAGCACTTTGCCAAATGGGCAGCTTGCTGATGAGGAATTATATGAGTATAGAAAAGATGGAATTGCATCAGGTAATAAAGGTTTTGGCTTAAGCTTGAAATCGACATTGGAAAAGCATAGATTGCTGCAAAGGATGTTACTCACTTTGGCTTTGATTGGGACTTGTATGGTGATTGGGGATGGAGTTCTTACACCAGCTATTTCTG TATTTTCTGCTGTGTCCGGATTAGAGCTTGTCGTGTCAAAGCATCATCACCAAT ATATCGAAGTCCCTGTTGCTTGTATAATACTGGTTTTCTTATTTTATCTGCAACACTACGGAACCCACCGAATAGGATTTCTGTTTGCTCCAATCGTGATTACTTGGCTATTCTGCATCAGTGCCATTGGAGTGTATAATATATTCCACTGGAATCCGAATGTTTATCAGGCACTCTCTCCTTACTACATGTATAAATTCTTGAAGAAGACTCGAAAAGGAGGCTGGATGTCCTTGGGTGGGATATTGTTGTGCATAACAG GTTCAGAGGCCATGTTTGCTGATCTTGGACATTTTTCGCAGCTGTCCATCAAG ATAGCTTTTAGCTTTGTGGTTTATCCATCCTTGATCCTTGCTTACATGGGACAAGCCGCTTATTTATCCAAACATCATGTAATCGAGAGTTACTACCAAATTGGTTTCTATGAATCTGTACCTG AAAATATTCGATGGCCTGTCCTCGCAATTGCAATACTTGCTGCTGTCGTGGGAAGCCAAGCCATCATCACTGGGACTTTTTCCATCATTAAGCAATGCTCTGCTTTGGGCTGCTTTCCAAGGGTCAGAATAATACACACGTCGTCTAAAATATGTGGGCAGATTTACATTCCAGCTATCAACTGGACTCTAATGCTTCTCGGATTGGCTGTGACCATTGGCTTCAGAGACACAAAACACATTAGCAATGCGTCAG GTTTGGCTGTCATAACTGTTATGTTGGTAACCACATGTCTTATGTCTCTcgtcatcgtcttgtgctgGAATAGAAGTGTTGTTTTTGCCATGTGTTTCATATTCTTCTTTGGTTCCATCGAAGCCCTCTACTTCTCAGCTTCTCTCATCAAGTTTCGTGAAGGAGCTTGGGTTCCGGTTGCACTCTCATTTATCTTTCTAGCAATAATGTACATTTGGCATTACGGCACGTTTAAAAAGTACGAGTTTGACCTTCACAACAAAGTTTCTATCGACTGGCTCCTCGGTTTGAGTCCCAATCTTGGGATTGTACGGGTCCGAGGCATTGGCCTGATACATACAGAACTTGTTTCTGGAGTTCCAGCTATCTTCTCCCATTTCGTGACTAATCTCCCAGCTTTTCACCAGGTTCTAGTCCTGTTCTGTGTAAAATATGTCCCAGTTCCTCACGTGAGACCCGAGGAGAGATTTCTTGTTGGAAGAATCGGGCCCAAAGGGTACCGAGTTTATAGATGCATAGCCCGTTATGGATACCGTGATTCGCTCACGGATGATGTGGAGTTTGAAAGGGACCTTGTTTGTAGCATAGCAGAATTCATCCGTTCGGAGGGGAAAGAGTGGGACAGTCCGTCGGACAAAAATCTAGAAAACGAAGAGAAGATGACAGTCATTGGCACTACATCAACACATACAAACGGCATCAAAATGTTGGAAAATGATGAAAAATTATCTGATATAGCCAGCGTTATGGAGCTAGGGGAAATTCATGCACCCGATATTCCAAGAAAAAGGGTAAGATTCCTCCTACCTGAAAGCCCACAAATCGATTCAGAAGCCCAAGCAGAGCTACGGGAACTGATGGAAGCAAGAGAGGCGGGGATGGCATTTATATTAGGCCATTGTTACGTGAAGGCGAAGTCCGGTTCGAGTCTGATAAAGAGGGTGGTGATCAATGTGGGGTATGATTTCTTGAGAAGGAACTGTGCATCACCAACATATGCACTGAATTTGCCTCGTGCATCTACTTTAGAGGTGGGAATGATTTACCTTGTTTAG
- the LOC140821598 gene encoding RING-H2 finger protein ATL46-like produces MICSMTEIQGNRWFLGHAHVKVSWIQHQISQNDPLFPSPPAAYGVSSNFHKQSSPSPSSSKISPAVLFIIVILAILFFISGLLHLLVRFLTKNHSSSLSNRNPDASSPDALQRQLQQLFHLQDSGLDQAYIDGLPVFSYKEIVGALEPFDCAVCLCEFAETDQLRLLPTCSHAFHINCIDTWLLSNSTCPLCRMTLFNPGFSIENPIFEYDGFREEDGYPVYGANGYSYTRKRMEIDEVATVRGRFPVRLGKFRKLNGVEEGEVGGETSNSSSSKLDARRCYSLGSYQYIVDDANLRVSLSRDQAGRNVKLVKEMEQVSNSSVNGNALEKNICIGTKTDSYSVSKIWLWSKKGKFGSSSGSHTENPSSPNLDLSWMHRTEAI; encoded by the coding sequence ATGATTTGTTCAATGACAGAAATACAAGGGAACAGGTGGTTTTTGGGGCATGCCCATGTAAAAGTTTCATGGATCCAGCATCAAATCAGTCAGAACGACCCCCTTTTCCCCTCACCTCCCGCTGCATATGGTGTCAGCAGTAATTTCCATAAACAATCCAGCCCTTCTCCATCTTCATCAAAAATTAGTCCTGCTGTTCTCTTTATTATAGTTATTTTAGCTATTCTGTTTTTCATATCTGGTCTTCTCCACTTGCTTGTTAGATTTCTCACCAAGAACCATTCATCCTCTCTGTCTAATAGAAATCCTGATGCTTCTAGTCCTGATGCCCTTCAAAGGCAGCTGCAACAGCTCTTTCATTTACAGGATTCCGGTCTGGATCAAGCATATATTGATGGGTTACCCGTGTTTTCGTATAAGGAGATTGTGGGTGCCCTAGAACCCTTTGATTGTGCTGTTTGTTTATGCGAATTTGCTGAGACTGACCAATTGAGATTGCTTCCTACTTGTAGCCATGCCTTCCATATCAACTGTATTGATACATGGCTCCTGTCAAACTCAACATGTCCTCTCTGTAGGATGACCCTTTTCAATCCTGGATTCTCCATTGAAAATCCCATTTTCGAGTATGATGGTTTTCGGGAAGAAGATGGATATCCTGTTTATGGAGCGAATGGGTACTCATATACTCGAAAGAGAATGGAAATCGACGAAGTGGCTACGGTGAGAGGGCGTTTTCCTGTTAGACTCGGTAAATTCCGGAAACTGAATGGCGTTGAAGAGGGGGAGGTAGGAGGAGAGACCAGTAACAGTAGCAGTAGCAAATTGGATGCTAGAAGATGCTATTCTCTGGGTTCGTATCAGTACATTGTCGATGATGCTAACCTTAGAGTGTCCTTGAGTCGTGACCAAGCTGGTCGCAATGTGAAGCTTGTCAAAGAGATGGAGCAAGTTTCTAATTCATCAGTTAATGGGAATGCACTGGAGAAGAATATTTGTATCGGTACGAAGACTGATAGCTATTCGGTGTCGAAGATTTGGCTGTGGTCAAAGAAGGGGAAGTTTGGGAGTTCTTCAGGTAGCCACACTGAGAATCCATCTTCTCCGAACTTGGACTTATCATGGATGCATAGAACAGAAGCCATCTGA
- the LOC140821597 gene encoding probable inactive receptor kinase At2g26730, giving the protein MFETFFLADSISSNMKRILIWACAVSTFLLKSAKSDYHEPADQQNSDRGGVSTDQILMFAGYFLIGLAVLFIVLLWLYKRGKTKKEKIDADNKVVAIIDESITKPSFSTVELKAGGVSKTDISHASTETAMISSSLIVLTSPEVNGLKFEDLLKAPAELLGRGSHGSVYKVACGPQGTSLAVKRIKDWAISSNDFKQRMRRLNQVKHPHVLPAIAFYSSRQEKLLVYEYQKNGSLFRLIHNDGNHSRQQFDWSSRLTVAAAIADAIAFVHDELKNDRIPHGNLKSSNILLNNNMEPCISEYGLMLVNQQASNTTRGHEEGNYMLFKDDTYAFGVILLELLTGRHVLNNGIDLASWVLAVVREEWTVEVFDRNLVREGASEERMVNMLQVAIKCVNKSPEARPSMNQVALMISMIREDEDKSMDVSELSITKSFIDV; this is encoded by the exons ATGTTCGAAACCTTTTTCTTGGCCGATTCTATTTCATCTAACATGAAGCGAATCTTGATCTGGGCTTGTGCTGTTTCAACGTTTCTCTTGAAATCGGCAAAATCTGATTATCATGAACCGGCTGATCAGCAAAACTCTGATAGAGGTGGTGTTTCTACTGATCAGATTCTCATGTTCGCGGGATATTTCCTCATAGGTCTAGCGGTCTTATTCATCGTGCTTCTTTGGCTATACAAAAGAGGCAAGACAAAAAAAGAGAAAATCGACGCAGATAACAAGGTAGTAGCCATTATTGATGAAAGCATCACCAAGCCCAGTTTCTCCACCGTGGAGTTGAAGGCAGGAGGGGTCAGCAAAACTGATATCTCGCACGCTTCAACCGAAACTGCCATGATTTCTTCTTCCTTGATAGTTCTCACGAGCCCTGAGGTGAACGGGCTGAAATTCGAAGACCTACTCAAGGCCCCAGCTGAGCTGCTAGGGAGAGGAAGCCACGGTAGTGTCTACAAGGTCGCGTGTGGGCCACAGGGGACGAGCCTTGCTGTGAAGAGGATCAAGGATTGGGCCATTTCTAGCAATGATTTCAAGCAGAGAATGAGAAGGCTGAATCAAGTGAAGCATCCTCATGTTTTGCCCGCCATTGCATTCTACAGCTCCAGACAGGAGAAGCTTCTGGTTTACGAGTATCAAAAGAATGGAAGCCTTTTCAGGCTAATCCACAATGATG GAAATCATAGCAGGCAACAATTTGATTGGAGCAGCAGGCTCACCGTTGCTGCCGCGATAGCTGATGCAATAGCCTTCGTGCATGATGAACTGAAGAATGACAGAATCCCACACGGAAATTTGAAATCATCAAACATTTTGCTGAACAATAACATGGAGCCATGCATCAGCGAGTATGGCCTAATGCTTGTAAACCAGCAGGCTAGTAACACCACTCGAGGTCACGAAGAAGGCAACTACATGCTCTTTAAGGATGACACGTACGCTTTCGGTGTGATTCTTCTGGAACTGCTGACAGGACGACATGTTTTGAACAATGGAATAGACCTCGCGAGTTGGGTTCTCGCAGTCGTTAGGGAGGAATGGACGGTGGAGGTGTTCGACAGGAACTTGGTACGCGAGGGGGCTAGCGAGGAAAGGATGGTTAACATGTTGCAGGTCGCGATTAAATGCGTTAACAAGTCCCCGGAGGCGCGGCCTAGCATGAATCAAGTGGCGTTGATGATTAGTATGATTAGAGAGGACGAGGATAAATCAATGGACGTTTCTGAATTATCCATTACTAAGTCATTCATCGATGTCTAA
- the LOC140821609 gene encoding cyclic nucleotide-gated ion channel 18-like, with protein sequence MNRIFTTPASHLRHFRRTLTHHHSAAVAASGEPNSLSILWHYQILDPNSDIVNLWNHIFLITCLISLFIDPLYFYLPYVGGQVCMSTDNQASVLITYFRTFSDLFYVLHMLMKFRMAFVAPSSRVFGRGELVMDPHEIAMKYLKSDFIIDLTATLPLPQIVIWYVIPATKTNGTGQADNTLALIVLIQYVPRLFVIFPLNQRIIKTTGFIAKTAWAGAAYNLLLYMLASHVLGASWYLASIGRQHSCWDQGCKDEYTSVPPCNLKFLDCESPEMGGIERQYWLNSTSVLSRCDASNDDSDFKFGMFADAFTSEVASSIFIEKYIYCLWWGLRNLSSYGQNLTTSTYLGETTFCIVLCIGGLILFARLIGDMQTYLQSMTVRLEEWRIKRRDTEEWMRHRQLPPDLQERVRRFDQYKWLATRGVHEESILRSLPVDLRREIQRHLCLNLVRRVPFFAQMDDQLLDAICERLVSSLSTEGSYIVREDDPVNVMLFIIRGQLESSTTNGGRSGFFNSITLRPGDFCGEELLTWALVPNSSNLPSSTRTVKTLTEVEAFALKAEDLKFVALQFKRLQSKKLQHAFRYYSHQWRTWGACFIQAAWRRFKKKKLAKELALQESFYYMSNYSSDQDGDSDNGSGDNSSVDTPSSARHLGATILASKFAANTKRGAGAQKVQIADPASSSLKMPKLFKPDEPDFFEDL encoded by the exons ATGAATAGAATATTCACCACGCCTGCATCCCACCTCCGCCACTTCCGGCGAACGCTGACCCACCACCATTCCGCCGCCGTAGCCGCCTCGGGCGAGCCCAACTCCCTCAGCATCTTATGGCACTACCAAATCCTCGATCCCAACAGCGACATTGTCAATCTCTGGAACCACATATTCTTGATCACCTGTCTCATCTCCCTCTTCATCGACCCCCTGTATTTCTATCTCCCGTACGTCGGCGGCCAAGTCTGTATGTCCACAGATAACCAAGCTTCTGTTTTGATCACTTATTTTCGAACCTTTTCCGATTTATTTTACGTTCTACACATGTTGATGAAGTTTCGCATGGCGTTTGTGGCTCCGAGCTCCCGGGTTTTCGGGCGTGGGGAGCTTGTTATGGATCCCCATGAGATTGCCATGAAGTATCTCAAATCTGATTTTATAATTGATCTCACCGCCACTCTGCCGCTGCCTCAG ATTGTGATCTGGTATGTAATTCCAGCAACGAAAACGAACGGAACCGGTCAGGCTGACAACACTCTTGCTCTTATTGTCCTAATCCAGTATGTTCCACGGCTGTTTGTCATTTTTCCCCTGAATCAGAGGATAATTAAAACCACGGGTTTTATAGCCAAGACTGCTTGGGCAGGAGCTGCTTATAATTTGCTTCTGTACATGCTAGCCAGCCAT GTATTAGGAGCTTCATGGTATCTGGCATCGATAGGGCGGCAACATTCTTGCTGGGATCAAGGGTGTAAAGACGAATATACCAGTGTCCCACCGTGTAATCTGAAATTCCTTGACTGTGAAAGTCCTGAAATGGGGGGTATTGAGCGACAGTATTGGCTGAATTCGACTAGTGTACTTTCACGTTGTGACGCTAGCAATGATGATTCTGATTTCAAGTTTGGGATGTTTGCTGATGCTTTTACTAGCGAAGTTGCTTCATCAATTTTCATTGAGAAATACATTTATTGCCTTTGGTGGGGCTTAAGAAATTTGAG TTCATATGGACAGAATTTGACGACTAGCACTTATCTTGGAGAGACGACATTCTGTATTGTTTTGTGCATTGGTGGTCTGATACTGTTCGCCCGTTTGATTGGAGATATGCAG ACTTATTTGCAATCAATGACGGTGAGACTTGAAGAGTGGAGAATTAAGAGAAGGGACACTGAAGAATGGATGAGGCATCGGCAACTGCCTCCAGATTTGCAGGAACGTGTTCGTAGATTTGATCAGTATAAATGGCTCGCGACACGAGGAGTCCACGAAGAATCCATCTTACGGTCCTTACCTGTGGACCTTAGGCGTGAGATTCAAAGGCATCTATGTCTTAACCTCGTTCGCCGA GTTCCTTTCTTTGCACAAATGGATGACCAACTCCTGGATGCCATATGTGAACGTCTAGTTTCATCCTTGAGTACAGAAGGCAGCTACATTGTTCGAGAAGACGATCCGGTAAACGTGATGTTGTTCATCATCAGAGGACAACTTGAGAGTTCCACGACAAATGGTGGACGTTCCGGGTTCTTCAATTCAATCACCCTTCGACCAGGTGACTTCTGTGGGGAAGAATTACTAACCTGGGCTCTAGTACCAAATTCCTCAAACCTTCCTTCTTCAACCCGAACCGTCAAAACTCTAACAGAAGTCGAAGCATTCGCACTTAAAGCAGAAGACCTTAAATTTGTCGCCCTTCAATTTAAACGTCTTCAGAGCAAGAAGCTTCAGCATGCATTTAGGTACTATTCCCATCAGTGGAGGACATGGGGTGCCTGTTTTATTCAAGCAGCATGGCGAAGATTCAAGAAAAAGAAGCTAGCGAAGGAGTTAGCTCTACAAGAGAGTTTCTACTATATGTCTAATTACAGCAGCGACCAAGACGGAGATTCGGACAATGGAAGTGGTGACAATTCATCGGTTGATACTCCAAGCAGTGCTCGGCATCTAGGAGCCACAATTTTGGCTTCAAAATTTGCTGCCAACACGAAAAGAGGAGCTGGTGCTCAGAAGGTTCAAATTGCTGATCCTGCGTCCTCGAGCTTAAAGATGCCGAAACTGTTTAAACCAGATGAGCCTGATTTCTTCGAGGATCTTTAG
- the LOC140821599 gene encoding uncharacterized protein — protein MSQGYSIELYFDPALENQVLKAWNVLARRQISTHLIEIESRPHITLFSSPFVDIAKLENVLRNFCLKQEPLSLSFSSVGSLPIENNVLFLGATPTLSLLQFHSQLCDSLKKEGIELGAEYRPDTWIPYCSVAEEVPKTRVAEAFTILRELKLPVSGCGMDISLVEHPPVRELFSFSLGMFQISEI, from the coding sequence ATGTCACAAGGCTACTCGATTGAGCTTTACTTTGATCCTGCACTTGAGAATCAGGTTTTAAAGGCGTGGAATGTGTTGGCTCGACGGCAGATAAGCACTCATCTGATCGAGATCGAATCAAGGCCTCACATTACCTTGTTTTCGAGCCCTTTTGTTGACATTGCTAAACTTGAGAATGTGCTGAGAAATTTTTGTCTGAAGCAAGAACCTCTGTCTCTGTCCTTCTCTTCAGTTGGAAGCCTCCCAATCGAAAACAACGTGCTATTCCTTGGAGCAACTCCTACTTTGTCTCTTCTTCAATTTCACTCACAGTTGTGTGACTCCCTGAAAAAAGAAGGCATTGAACTTGGGGCGGAGTACCGTCCGGATACGTGGATTCCTTACTGCTCGGTGGCTGAAGAAGTGCCAAAGACGCGTGTCGCTGAGGCATTTACGATTTTACGTGAGTTGAAATTGCCAGTTAGTGGGTGCGGGATGGATATTTCGTTGGTCGAGCACCCACCTGTTCGTGAGCTCTTCTCCTTTTCGTTGGGTATGTTTCAGATAAGTGAGATCTAA